The Panthera uncia isolate 11264 chromosome C1 unlocalized genomic scaffold, Puncia_PCG_1.0 HiC_scaffold_3, whole genome shotgun sequence genome includes a region encoding these proteins:
- the ATF2 gene encoding cyclic AMP-dependent transcription factor ATF-2 isoform X5, whose amino-acid sequence MKFKLHVNSARQYKDLWNMSDDKPFLCTAPGCGQRFTNEDHLAVHKHKHEMTLKFGPARNDSVIVADQTPTPTRFLKNCEEVGLFNELASPFENEFKKASEDDIKKMPLDLSPLATPIIRSKIEEPSVVETTHQDSPLPHPESTTSDEKEVPLAQTAQPTSAIVRPASLQVPNVLLTSSDSSVIIQQAVPSPTSSTVITQAPSSNRPIV is encoded by the exons ATGAAATTCAAGTTACATGTGAATTCTGCCAG GCAATACAAGGACCTGTGGAATATGAGTGATGACAAACCCTTTCTATGCACTGCCCCTGGATGTGGCCAG CGTTTTACCAACGAGGATCATTTGGCTGTCCATAAACATAAACATGAGATGACACTGAAATTTGGTCCAGCACGTAATGACAGTGTCATTGTGGCTG ATCAGACCCCAACACCAACAAGATTCTTGAAAAACTGTGAAGAAGTGGGTTTGTTTAATGAATTGGCAAGTCCATTTGAGAATGAATTCAAGAAAGCCTCAGAAGACGACATTAAAAAA ATGCCTCTAGATTTATCCCCTCTTGCAACACCCATTATAAGAAGCAAAATTGAGGAGCCCTCTGTTGTAGAAACAACTCACCAAGATAGTCCTTTACCTCACCCAGAATCTACTACCAGTGATGAAAAG GAGGTACCATTGGCACAAACTGCACAGCCCACATCAGCTATCGTTCGTCCAGCATCATTACAGGTTCCCAATGTGCTGCTTACAAGTTCTGACTCCAGTGTAATTATTCAGCAAGCAGTACCTTCACCAACCTCAAGTACTGTGATCACCCAGGCACCATCCTCCAACAGGCCAATCGTGTAA